The following coding sequences lie in one Paracidovorax avenae genomic window:
- a CDS encoding M20 aminoacylase family protein: protein MAAFVALRRDLHAHPELGFEEHRTAAVVAARLREWGADEVHEGIAGTGVVGVLRGRQSGTRTIGLRADMDALPLDEENRFAHRSLYVGRMHACGHDGHTTMLLAAAWHLARTRDFAGTVHLIFQPAEEMGKAGARRMIEEGLFERFPCDAVFALHNFALERVGAFALNGGALMASSNTWRVTLAGRGAHASQPHAGIDPVAATIDLAQQLQTLVARHVDGRDRALLAVTQIQGSDAPNVIPDTAWVGGTVRTFSLDALDRIETALRRQAEHTALAHGCTADVRFTRASPPLVNHPAEAAFAADVMREIAGPDAVDDAFPPVLAAEDFAHMLRVRPGCYAFIGNGPGEHRLPGHGDGPCLIHNRSFDFNDGILATGARYFVRLAERWLHPDRT, encoded by the coding sequence CGGCCGTCGTGGCCGCGCGGCTGCGCGAATGGGGCGCCGACGAGGTGCACGAGGGCATCGCGGGCACCGGAGTGGTGGGGGTGCTGCGCGGCAGGCAATCAGGTACGCGCACCATCGGGCTGCGGGCCGACATGGACGCGCTGCCGCTCGACGAGGAGAACCGCTTCGCCCACCGCTCGCTGTATGTCGGGCGCATGCACGCCTGCGGGCACGATGGACACACCACCATGCTGCTGGCGGCGGCCTGGCACCTGGCCCGCACGCGCGATTTCGCGGGAACGGTGCATCTGATTTTCCAGCCGGCCGAGGAGATGGGCAAGGCCGGCGCGCGCCGCATGATCGAGGAAGGGCTCTTCGAGCGCTTTCCGTGCGATGCCGTCTTCGCGCTGCACAACTTCGCGCTCGAGCGCGTGGGCGCCTTCGCGCTCAACGGCGGCGCGCTCATGGCATCCAGCAACACCTGGCGCGTCACCCTCGCGGGGCGCGGTGCCCATGCCTCCCAGCCGCACGCCGGCATCGACCCGGTGGCCGCCACCATCGACCTCGCGCAGCAATTGCAGACGCTGGTGGCGCGGCACGTGGACGGCCGCGACCGGGCGCTGCTCGCGGTCACGCAGATCCAGGGTTCCGATGCCCCCAATGTCATTCCCGACACGGCCTGGGTCGGCGGCACGGTGCGCACCTTTTCTCTCGATGCGCTCGACCGCATCGAGACCGCGCTGCGGCGCCAGGCGGAGCACACGGCGCTGGCGCACGGCTGCACGGCCGACGTGCGCTTCACGCGCGCCTCGCCGCCGCTCGTCAACCACCCGGCAGAAGCAGCCTTCGCCGCGGACGTGATGCGCGAGATCGCGGGACCGGACGCGGTGGACGACGCCTTCCCGCCCGTGCTCGCCGCCGAGGACTTCGCCCACATGCTGCGGGTGCGCCCCGGCTGCTACGCCTTCATCGGCAACGGTCCTGGCGAGCACCGCCTGCCGGGACACGGCGACGGGCCATGCCTGATCCACAACCGATCGTTCGATTTCAACGACGGCATCCTCGCCACCGGCGCCCGCTACTTCGTGCGGCTGGCCGAACGGTGGCTCCACCCCGACCGGACCTGA